A single Longimicrobiales bacterium DNA region contains:
- a CDS encoding acyl-CoA dehydrogenase family protein: protein MARFQGVDYFDADSLLSEDERMVRDTVREWVEDNLMPIIEDAYINRQFPKQIIPQLAELGVFGANLPEEYGCAGLNNVAYGLIMQELERGDSGIRSFASVQGALCMYPIYEFGSEEQRKKYLPGMAQGEIIGCFGLTEPDYGSNPSGMITTARKDGDSWVINGAKMWITNGSMAHIAIIWAKTGDIDDPKSIRGFIVPTDTPGFSAKDQKGKLSLLASDTSELVLEDVRVGDDALLPKSGGLKSPLMCLTQARYGIAFGAIGAAMACYDEAVSYAKERVMFDTVIGAKQIQQVRLADMLTKITQAQLLCLQLGRLKDNGTMRPQQVSLAKRANCDMATDIAREARRLLGANGILVEYSAMRHMANLESVYTYEGTHDIHGLILGQDITGLSAY from the coding sequence ATGGCCAGGTTTCAGGGCGTAGATTACTTCGACGCAGACTCGCTCCTCAGTGAGGATGAGCGCATGGTGCGCGACACCGTGCGCGAGTGGGTCGAAGACAACCTCATGCCGATCATCGAGGATGCCTATATCAACCGGCAGTTCCCGAAGCAGATCATACCACAGCTCGCGGAGCTGGGCGTGTTCGGCGCCAACCTGCCAGAGGAGTACGGCTGCGCGGGGCTGAATAATGTCGCATACGGTCTCATCATGCAGGAGCTGGAGCGCGGCGACTCGGGCATCCGCTCGTTCGCGTCGGTGCAGGGCGCGCTCTGCATGTACCCGATCTACGAGTTCGGCAGCGAGGAGCAGCGAAAGAAGTACCTGCCCGGGATGGCGCAGGGCGAGATCATCGGCTGCTTCGGCCTGACCGAGCCGGATTACGGATCCAACCCGTCCGGCATGATCACCACCGCGCGCAAGGACGGCGACTCCTGGGTGATCAACGGCGCGAAGATGTGGATCACCAACGGGTCGATGGCCCACATCGCGATCATCTGGGCGAAGACTGGAGACATTGACGATCCGAAGTCGATCCGCGGCTTCATCGTGCCGACGGACACGCCCGGCTTCTCCGCGAAGGACCAGAAGGGCAAGCTCTCGCTGCTCGCGTCAGACACGAGCGAGCTGGTGCTCGAGGACGTGCGCGTCGGCGACGACGCGCTGCTGCCGAAGTCGGGCGGTCTCAAGAGTCCGCTCATGTGCCTGACGCAGGCGCGCTACGGCATTGCGTTCGGCGCGATCGGCGCGGCCATGGCCTGCTACGATGAAGCGGTCAGCTACGCGAAGGAACGCGTGATGTTCGACACAGTGATCGGCGCCAAGCAGATCCAGCAGGTCCGCCTCGCCGACATGCTGACGAAGATCACTCAGGCACAGCTGCTCTGTCTCCAGCTCGGCCGGCTCAAGGACAATGGCACCATGCGGCCGCAGCAGGTGTCGCTCGCGAAGCGCGCGAACTGTGACATGGCGACGGACATCGCACGCGAAGCGCGGCGCCTGCTCGGCGCCAACGGCATCCTGGTCGAATACTCCGCCATGCGACACATGGCCAACCTCGAGTCGGTCTATACGTACGAGGGCACGCATGACATCCACGGGCTCATCCTCGGCCAGGACATCACGGGGCTGAGCGCCTACTGA
- a CDS encoding CBS domain-containing protein, with product MKAREIMTSDIECVTRQDSLTRAAQIMRDSDIGAVPVVEDRNSMRLVGVITDRDIAIRHVAGDNSAECSVGDHMTSGRLHTVRPDDDVDDVMRAMKSEQVRRIPVTEGDRIVGIIAQADIATDGKGDKKTGDVVEKISEPGRRR from the coding sequence ATGAAGGCACGTGAGATCATGACGTCGGATATCGAGTGTGTGACGCGACAGGACAGCCTGACGCGCGCCGCGCAGATCATGCGCGACTCGGACATCGGCGCAGTACCCGTTGTCGAGGATCGCAACTCGATGCGGCTCGTGGGCGTCATCACCGATCGCGATATCGCGATACGGCACGTCGCCGGTGACAACTCCGCCGAGTGCAGCGTTGGCGACCACATGACATCGGGTCGTCTGCACACCGTGCGTCCTGATGACGATGTCGATGACGTGATGCGCGCGATGAAGTCGGAGCAGGTGCGCCGGATCCCGGTCACCGAGGGCGACCGTATCGTCGGCATTATCGCGCAGGCCGACATCGCCACCGATGGCAAGGGCGACAAGAAGACCGGCGACGTGGTCGAGAAGATCAGCGAGCCCGGACGCCGGCGGTAG